tggcttgtgagtgtacatacaaaaggaaaatagtttacttttaatcttgatttgctcttagtgatttttaaaagttgttaagagatattatttggctaaaacctcatcttaagcttaacataggaggatttaaacctctgtttaatgttttcaaagggatgcaagtcctaaattaaatcatatgtatattttcttgagtttaacctgcttcaacacaattaaattgtgtgttgtagccactgtttaaaatgttaaaaagggtatatctgcctttgttttgttgaatggtgtgcttcatgaagtacagaatgttttggctacatgatctaatatctttagccatttgaataacattaaaattaataaggtgtttaagaatgcgtctgcacaaccggtgttggtgtgtgtagaccctccatttttctttatgttatccaactttcagaataattctgataccttagattgtaagaatgttacatgcttttagcacaaggctggaatggatcactagacctagccttggttgtgcatgtgcctacctttgtgcccatcccagtacatcattatggagacataaaagaaactttggtcaatcagagagttgattggctccaagcccatgtggagcagctcacggatgtggttcaaataagctgagtgtcagcaaccccacatccaggtattacacctctgagatttgtgaatgatacatttactcaaagccataatctttctgcttatttaaaaggaaagtggaatgggaagttggaccaggtgcaacaccaattgcagatccggatttcaagccttgttggaacacgagtggaacctgtttcccgtggagattttacttcttgaatttcttctgccttttctttctttctagaagggaaggtaggcctgttttgatacagccctatgatgtggattcGTGTTCATGGacggttggtctgtaagctcaaagcccagcaaaaacgtgacaaggtagctaaatgcccaagcactcgcagtcttagagcaagcatctctccctgaaattcgactatctaggctaagaaagtagctgatgactgagaccctcagtcgatgcaccccaagggttcagcccattgcactgggtcgatgagaggtctaagtccagccagcccttgcctaaatagctgtggtacctgaatagtaggttgacagcccttgcactcctgggagctatactccattgcacagggacgggtgtcaattcctctttacatccccttagcccttgcacccagaggacttgtttccattgcacctggaagggtaagggaaaatctttgggctataagctcttgatcgcttattcccccaagatggagtttgcttgatcgggtttgagttcgaatcttgattggtactgcgtttgataggcaaaaggctgtttcatattaataatttaaacagggagagatgtagaaagctgctgttaacggtggtataatctgtcatcccaagatggcgctggcctcgtgtcttctccagaagtaaacaattaactgcgcagttgcaaaaggcaaaaggcgtgccaaagtcactggccaatcctgaggcataatattgggtggtgagcgaacagccaatcagaagtgaatacgtcactctaggctgtatttaagctaggccccttccgcatCTCAGCCCTTCCgtgtccttccgcgttttcctcgtctgtgttacagagtaaagcctcgttttgcagtaactacctgaatactgtctctcgtgtttctcttccacgggtgtgGGGCGACATGGGAGGCGCGCATTAGAGGGGTTGAggcaaaggtttatttattcCTCCTGGTCAGTGCTTGCAGGACGGATGGAGCCCAGCTCAGCTCTCTAACTCTGGTCTTAAAGAGGCAATGCTTCAGCTACATCTCAGGCTTGAGTAGTGTGGGGTGCAGAAAGTGACCTTGGCTTTCTCTTCATATGACAAAACCTAACATTTAGCCCAGCCAGCTGCTGCTTGACACTGTACCACATAAATGCTGCTTCTTTGGTCCGAACATGTCCTTCTGGCTTTCAACTTTGAAGCAATCTCAAAGTGTCTAAAATAATCAGAAAGacaccttccctcctcccccttgaTTTATAGAATAAGCTGTCAGAGATCAGAACTTGAGTCAGTTTTATTTGCTCTAAATATTTTCATAGAAGTATCATTTACAACTTCCTTAGGGGTACAAAGGAGTAAGATATATTTTGATTTAGTAAAAACCAGACAGTTTTAAGCTCTGATGTGTAGATTTCTCCATTATGAAACTGGAAAGGTACCCACATTTCCTCCTGAGACTAGTGGCTGTGTCCCTGTTGCCCTCATCAAGTAGTAGTGAACCTGACACTTCCCACTGACTTCACTTCTCTCCAGTTTTGCTTAGTTTTGTAGCCAAATATGTCTTGTAACCATCTCTCCATAATCTATGATCTAAGAGGGACAGGGGCAGAGAAGAGCTGCTCAAAGCCCAAGAAGGAACATTTCTCCTCCTCCAGAGCCCCTGATCCAAGGAAGCAGATGATGGAGCTGAGGGTCagctcaaggttatccttggaGTCCTTTCCTTAATACAGCTTACATTCTTAGGATGCTGGGGATACCAAAAACTAGTGGTTTGTTACActgaataaattttcttttctttttttttagacagagggTTAGGATGTTAGCTCCTGTTTTGTATTCATTAGTTCTAACCTTGGGGCAGTGTTAGTCATTTTTATGTCACCCGTGACCACAATACCTGTTAGAGACAGGGGAGGTTGATTGGGGCTCGTGTTGTCAAGAGGGTACAGACCGTAAGGAGCAGCTTGTGGCAAATGTTCCCATCACAGCACaagaggaagcagagggcagCTGGAGATAGAGGCTGGGCTAGTAACTTTCAATGACCCTTTGTGGTGACTTATTTGCACCAGCCAGGTCCTATATCCTGAAAGTTTAACGGTACACAAGGGGACATTTCTGAATCAAATCCTAGCAGTCTCACCCACTTACAGGGCATCTAGAAACACATGGCAGCACCTTCACTGGGTTTGCTGAGGCTAGGGATGGAGACCTGCCGATGCACCTAAGAAGTATCACCTAGCCAAAGATTCAATTCTGCTCAGCAGCAACAGGTTCCAAGTCAAGACACAGGACTGGAAAAAGTCCATTGTTCATGAAGTCAGTGATTTGTCCATGGTATCAACAGGTGGAAAGGCTGACTAGCCAGCAACCAGGCCACATGCCCTGTCCTGGTCTTGACAATGGCCAACAGTCTCCATAAAGCACTGTGACATCGCTTCACGCAGGCTCACATGGCTCCACTGCTTACAGCTGGGTAATTCAGCAGTTTCTTTAGTCTACCCAGAAATCTTAAAGGAATGAGCTATCTTAATGGGTCTGATGCACCACGTAGGGTTAAGTGACAGTGGTTCAGCCACCTAGAATCCACTATTTTCTTAGAATGGTTGAAGAGATGGATCATTTCCCCAGACACTTCCTCTGCTTGAGGCATACGTGGAACATTTCCAACTCCAATGCTGTCTTGGATCAACCAAAAATTAAGTTTAGACCAGAGAAACCAAAATCTGGTAGCGTGCCAGATCCTGAATGGAGGGTACTATGCCAGTCTCATTTTACAGACACCACAAGAAGTCAAGAAAAAGGTACTTTCATAGTACACTGTCATGGAAACAGGTTAAGGGTGGTTAAGTGCCAAGTGAAGGGTAGGCCTGAGTGGCCTAACAGCCACACAGGGAATATACTTGGCTATGACTGGAATCAGATGTATAGCTGGGCGTTGTGAGCATACTtttaacttgggaggcagaggcaggcggatctctgtgtttgaggccagcctggtctacagtgaattctaggacagccaggactgcacagagaaaccctgttttgaaaccAGCCCCTCCCCAAATGTTTTGTTATATACCACATATCCATGATCCACAGAAGAGCAGGGCAGAACAGGAAGCTGGTGGAGTGTAAATTTCGAATACTGGAGAAGAGCTAATTTTACACTATACACAACCTTCTCTGAAAATGCTGTTTTGTGTGGATTTAATGGGCAGTTCTGGAGTGCAGAGGGTGTATGCCTGCAGTGAGACTGCGAAGACAATCACTGACTGATGAGGAAGAGCTATGGAGTGCAGACGCACCTGGTAACATGCTCTCCTAGGCCAACAACTCTACGTAAAAAAGCTGTAATGCCTGGGTGTCAAGGGCTCACACCAGCAGTTTACAGAACTtaagatgcagaggcaggaggatttaagAGTCTGAGGGCaatctgggctacacagcaagaccctgtctcacaaacccTACTTTCAACCCCCACCCTCAAAAACTCCACTATAAACATCTGAATAAAGTAAGAGAAAATGGAACAACTCACTGGCCTAGAATTACATTAGATCTAAAAACTAAAGAAGGGATCTCTTTGGACTAATGGTTAAGTTCATAAAATgctgaaacagaaaataatccTTTGAAAGAGTTTTTATAGAATGATTTTACTCTcagcgagtgtgtgtgtgtagaaaaatataaaaggagtTTATATTTGGTAACACCTAAACATAAATTAGAATTTTTTCCAGTTACTTTGACATTAAGTGTTCTTTAATACATAAAGTACACCCTTTAAATAACCAACAGGAAGGAGGTTGTACAACACAGAcatcatgtttgtttttaaaaactccttTGAATCTGGATACAATGGCCAGATTGTTTCATCATGAAGGATGCCAAACTTCAAAGCCAAAGAAGAGGCTCTAACTTGgctctaacaaggccatatgtGCAGTTCTGAGTTCCCGATGCAGTGAACATCCTCTGTGAACACCACAGAAGAGAAATCTTCTTTACTGTGGAGCCACCACACAGCTGCAGTCTATGGCTCTGGTCTCATTCTCGGGGGCAGAAAAGGAGCCTGCCACCAGGCACAGCTCAACAAATGGCAGCGACATGCCCTTGTAACTGGGGAGATTTCAAATCCAGTCCAGCTATTTTGCTTGCTGAATCACATGTAGTCCCAAGCACATACCATGTTATAGAGAGCCCAGTtcaaggaaaacaacaacaaccacaacaacaaaaacccccaaccccccaaacaaaacaaaacaaacaaacaaacaaacaaacaaaccacaactgCCAGGCATAGCAGCACACTTCTGTAATGTCATCACTTGAAagacagggacaggaggatcacttACAATGTGAGGCTTCCTGACATATATaccaagttccaagacagtcaaggTTACACATACAGACTGTCTCAAaatgccaaattaaaaaaaaaacaaaaaacaaaaaaacaattaaaaatgaaagactaGTCACAATCCTGAGTgcggagggagaagggaggggagggcttTGAAAAGTGTTGAATCTACACACATCTACAGTTTACGCAGAACCCGAGAGGAGAGCGTTCTAACCACAAAGGGCTTGCTATCACCTGAAGACTGGCTTACTCACAAGTGGGGCTGATGTGAAAATCCAACCCTACACATGGTATTTGGCAGGAAACATGATAGAACACAACACAACTCTTTTCCTTTGAGGAAAATGGCTCCTTAGTGAGAACACCAGGTCTGAGTTCTCCCATGGTCTTGCCTACTCTGCCATCCAGAGCTTGAAGGTTCTGTCATATGAGCAAGTGGCTATGAGTTGCCCATCAGAAGAAATGTCTAGGCCCATCACTTTGCCCTCATGACCAGCCAGAGTCTTCAGTGGGGACCAGCCTGGGTGTGTCCAGATCTTCGCTGTGTTGTCATAGGCACCTGTGAGCAAGAAGTCCCCATGGATAGCTGCAGAAGACATAAAGCAAACACGAAGAACTTAAGTATTCAGAAAGggcttaagaaaagaaataagacaaaGATCTGccaaaatacattattttgaaAGAGAGGCTATTTCTGCATTCAGATAAACCAACCACATGTATTCTACATTCCTAGGGGGCCTCCAAGATAAAGGACAGTCATGAGGAGACTGAGGACAAGCAAGTAAGAGAGGAAGGCTGTGTGGTGGCTCTTTCCCTGGTGGACGGTCTGTTTAGTAACATCAAGCATCCAGTTAGTGCCTGACCATCCATGGAGGACAAAATGGAACAGAGCCTTTGAAGAACTCTCTGCCTCAAGAAGCATGTTTTGCCATAGTGCTATCTACAGGTATGGCAGAGGGAAGGAAACTGAAATTTGCTTCTTTAACAAGGATCCATGTCTAAGTTAGTCTAATGCCCAGGATGTACTCCATGAAGCAAAGGGTGTTTGGTGTTAAGGCTGAGAATAAGAGAAAAGCTTACGTTCAAACTTGACCCCGGTCACTAAGTTCTGATGGGCAGGGATGGTGTAGACACAGCGTCGTTGTCGAAGGTCCCACACTTTGCAGGTGTTGTCACCACTGCCAGTGGCAATGTGGTAGCTGAGAATCAGACGGATCATAGTTAGAAACAGAAAGTACTGTCTAACCAGGACCCTTCCCATTCACTGAGTCTGCTTTACCCATTGGGGGAGAAATTTATCCCGTAGATTTCCTTCAGGTGTCCTTCTAGGAACATAATGCAGCGTCCTGTGCGTAGGTCCCAAACTCGGCCAAATGCATCCAATCCCCTGATGAGACAACATAGGTGTAACTATATGGAATCCAGTTTGACAAGGAGGTGGGGTTGCCTAGGAGGTGAGACTACTAAGCTGCCCATCCCTTGCTTTGTGGAGGAAGTCTTACCCAGTGCCAGCCAAAGAGCCATCTTGATGGAAGGCAATGTCATACACACCCATGCTGTGGCCTTCCTGGTGTAGGATCTCCTCTTGAGCCTCTAAATCCCACAAACGCCATGAACGGtcataacttaaaaatatataagaataattTTCCAACTTACCAATAATTACACCAACGATCAACCATCAGACTAAGTGTCTTCTATGACAAGGTGCTATAAATAACCATAGTTCAGCTCATGTTCCTGAACCTATTCATTCAACCATACTAACAAAACAtgccaggctggagagacagctatggaagagcactgactgctcttccaggggtcctgagcatgattcctagcaaccacatggtggctcacaaccatctataatgaaatctggtgccctcttctggtgtgtaggcCTATATGTATGTAGAACACTGTacactaaacaaataaatcttttttaaaaagggcaaataaaagaaagaaaaaaagaaaggaaggaaaagaaaagaaaagcctttcTGACATGAACAATGACTCACCATCCAAGACTATATGTTTTAGGTGATAGTTGGGAGACCATGAACATTCTGTAATTTAgtggctattttttaaaaaagaattccctgggttggggttggggctggggctgaATAGTACGGAGGCCTTGCCTGGTATgtacagggccctgggttcagccataagcacaaaacaaaaaccaaacttgtTGAAGAACGGTCCCGCAAAGATGGCACTGTCTTTCCCCCTTCATTCCGCTGCTGCAACCCTTCACTCATCAGACATTTGTATATTTACTggagttttaattaaaatttggaataaaagaaaatccgggccaggcagtggtggcacatgcttttagtcccagcacttgggaggcagaggcaggcagacttctttctttctttgttttttttttttttttaaacatttttttattttatgtatgtgagtacactgtagctatcttcagacacaccagaagagggcatcagatcatattacagatggttgtgagccaccatgtggttgctgggaattgaactcaggacctctggaagaacagtcagtgctcttaaccgctgagccatttctccagcccggcaggcagatttctgagttcaaggccagcctggtctacagagtgaattccaggatagccagggctacacagagaaaccctgtctcaaaaacaaaaaaacaaaacaaacaaaaaacaaaaacaaaacaaaacaaaaacagaaaatccaGAAGGACAAATAGAGCAGATCTAGAAATAGACCCAAATGTGTGTGATCAGAATGTTTTTTATAAAGGTGCTAAAGGAATTTTAACAAAATCTTAAATGATGGTTGCAAATAGGCTTTGGTGTTACAAATACAGAACAGATAAACTCAAGACTCAAGAAGGCAAAGCAACTGGAGCCCGCACCAAAGACATGCAAGATGTGTAAGCATATGGCAAAACCACTCAAGTGCAATGGCCATCATGTCAGGGTAGGAACACTGACATGAGGTATTACCACGTGCTTACAATGGGCAAAAGAGTACTGACTGACAACAGTGATCACCGACAAGAACAGCTACAAGATAGAGTGGGCAGAGCTCAGCTCTTCTTTTTATTCTGGGGgaccagggtctcactatgaagcccaggctgacctcacacttGAGATCTTTGTGCTGAATGTTAGGACTATAAGCATGTGCACTGAATCCAGCTTGcccaaatacttttaaaagctaATATACGTCTATTCTATACACTACCATTCCACAAACTAGCAACTGTACTCCTAGGTAATTactcaagagaaaggaaaagacaaccACCCCATCTGTAAACAGCTTCAATAAGAATATTTATagctggggatggagagatggcacaggatgctcttccagaggacccaagtcccagcacccacctggcagctcacaccATGCGTAAATCTGATCTGattctcttttctggcctctgtgggcacttacacatgaggcacacatgcaggcaaaacacccaaacacctaAAAGGGTATTTACAGTAGCTTTATCTTGACTAGCCACAACCTAGAAACATGCCCATGTGTCCATCAAAAGGAGAATGCATAAACTGTGTGGCTCAGATGCACAACAGACTACAACTCAACAACACAAATGGGTATCAACAGGCAGACTAACAGAAATCAAGTCAGAGGTTGTTTGGAAGAGGGGATTAAGAAGGGGTGGGAGAAACATCTATACTGATGAGGGTGTGGGTCAGAAGTGGTATGCATTTGTCAAGGTTAAATTGTATAATAAAACAATCACATTCTATTGTAAGTTGCTTAAACATGAAAAAAGATTTTTAGTACAACTGAGTCTCACTAACCAACCTTACAGAATCAGAAAAAGAAGCCAACATGTCAGCAGgaagaaattttactaaaaaaaaaaaaacaaaacaacaaaaaaaaaactttttcccCCCCCAAGAcagaatttttctgtgtagccctgactttcCTGAACTCGCTTTAtatttatagcccaggctggtctcgaactcacagagagccgcctgcctctgcctcttgagtgctgggattaaaggcatgggctactaCCCCCagctcttcttttattttttaatagtcttgctatgtagccctggctggccctgaacttgtgATCCTATTCTTTCAGCCTggagagtgctaggattacaggtatctGCGATCACACACAGCTGAGGGAGATTTCAGTATCACGTGTAGCACACTCAGTGAGATAGAAAGGTAAAAATCTGCCCTGACTATATCACACCCCTTTATTCTGATTCTATTACTGAAGTTTGAGAAAGTTCTAACTGAATATTCTTGTTCTAAAAATTTACCTGGCAGATAATTGAAAAGGATTATTAAAACCAACAGGCTTGTACAAACTGGACAGTAACAGATGGCTTACCAGGTTGTGCCCAGGAAACGCCCTGAAGGATGCCACATTACCCGAGCCACACGCACTGTATGGCCTTCAATATCTGCCACTGGCTCATCGCTGAAAGGAACCAAACATACAGGCATTAAAACACCTTGACAGCCACGTAGATGCCCACTGAGTTTATCTGCTGCTGTGCAGACCTATCTCCTCTAGTTTGTATACAGGCACTACCATGTATTTGCTACACAGAGCAGCACAGGGGACTGAAGGCATCTTGCACAAGGCTTGTGCTAACTAGTACCTTCTTTGCAATGGGTTACAATCTTAGGGATAACAAAAGCAGTGCTTggattcaaaaaagaaaatacttcagtTGAGGTGTGGATACAGAAGTCAGTTTTGGTCCAAGTGGGTTCCAGATAATTGTTCGTAACCCTTGGTCCATTCAAAGATCCAAACGGAAAAAGGAATGCTAGGCTAGAGCGACTTTGTCCTTTAGCCAGCCATTAGTTTCTGCTACCTAGCAATGAAGAAAGACTCAAACAGCAGGGACAGAGGAAGTAAACATGAGCCTAAAGAGAGCAATTAGAAGGGAGCGCTCGCTGTCAGAGCACACGCAGACCCAACTAGTGCCCATGGGGAGAAGCACTGCTAAGTACTACGGAAACCAATTAAAACTTGTCCTTTAGGAGCGAGACCCTATCTGGCAAGACTGCAGATGTTAATTAGTGCTCTTAGAAAATTCTGTAATAAAAAACCTCCCTATGCTTTCTCTAGGAAAGGAAAATGAGCAAATATGTCTTTTAGATCGCAACATGCTTTCAGAATTGAGTGGACTAGTAAAAACACctacatgaagaaataaaatgtgcTGTCGTTGGAAAATACATCCTAGGTAGAGGACACCACCAGCAGCCTTACTGCCAGAAAGAacttccctcccctttccaccATGGCTGTGTGCTAAGACCCGAGAGACACCAAGATGATCGTCTTTAGCCTATCTACAAAACCGTGCATCTGTCCCATGCTATCTACCACGTAGGTTAAACTGAATTGTTTTAGAAGAATGGGAGCCAGAAATCAGCAACTATGCTAAAGGCAAAAACTGAGTGCCAAAGtctgcaaagaaaacaaaacctcagaTATCTAAGAAAGATATCTCTATTTTCACTGAGTTCCCTGGACTCTTAGAGCATGTCTGAGattaaatgtcacatttttaGGCCTGAAGAGCCAGTCAACCCTATCTGCTTCAGGGATGGCAGTATGAACAGCAGAGTGGCAATAATCACCTGTCAAGACTCCAAAGCTTCACAGAACCATCAGCGGCACAGGAGGCCAGGTTCACATCTTTTTGGTCCAATGAGACAGTGGATTTGGGATGGAATACAATTGCTCCTACATTTGTGTTATGGCCTAAAAGAATACAGGAGATCAAGTTAAAGAGCTCTCATCTCTATGTAACCTATAAGCAAAGAAAGACTACCATGAACAACATGGAAAAGTACCTATCAGGGAACGGGAACACAGTATTAAAATGACTATTCAACTACTAAAAAggaacatttatttttgagacagggtcactctgtagccctggctaatctggaacttgctatgaagaccaagctggcctcaaatttaaaagaatctacctaccactgcctcctgagtgctgggattaaagtgtgtgccaccatgtccagcaatttatcttttaaagattgatttctaaattatgtgtatgtacatgagtgcaggtgcctatggCGGTCACTGAATCCCCTGGAGCCAAAACTACAGGGAGCTG
Above is a window of Arvicanthis niloticus isolate mArvNil1 chromosome 5, mArvNil1.pat.X, whole genome shotgun sequence DNA encoding:
- the Prpf4 gene encoding U4/U6 small nuclear ribonucleoprotein Prp4 isoform X2 gives rise to the protein MLSFVFDRSGLCKLWSVPDCSLLHTLRGHNTNVGAIVFHPKSTVSLDQKDVNLASCAADGSVKLWSLDSDEPVADIEGHTVRVARVMWHPSGRFLGTTCYDRSWRLWDLEAQEEILHQEGHSMGVYDIAFHQDGSLAGTGGLDAFGRVWDLRTGRCIMFLEGHLKEIYGINFSPNGYHIATGSGDNTCKVWDLRQRRCVYTIPAHQNLVTGVKFEPIHGDFLLTGAYDNTAKIWTHPGWSPLKTLAGHEGKVMGLDISSDGQLIATCSYDRTFKLWMAE